A region of Gracilinanus agilis isolate LMUSP501 chromosome 3, AgileGrace, whole genome shotgun sequence DNA encodes the following proteins:
- the LOC123238685 gene encoding olfactory receptor 51B6-like — protein sequence MWPNGSSTAPFLLTGFPGLEAAHRWISIPFFVVYLSVILGNSGLLFLIKNDHSLHEPMYYFLAMLAATDLGVTLTTMPTVLGVLWLDQRKIGHGICFSQAYFIHTLSIVESGVLLAMAYDRFVAIRNPLRYTTILTNSQVMKIGIGVLMRAAFSIMPIIVRLHWFPYCHSHILSHAFCLHQDVIKLACANITFNRLYPVVVVFALVLMDFLIIVFSYVLILKTVMGIASGEERAKALNTCVSHICCILVFYVTVVGLTFIHRFGKHVPHVVHITMSYVYFLFPPLMNPVIYSVKTKQIQTGFLRLFSHNKAGV from the coding sequence ATGTGGCCCAACGGCAGCAGCACAGCTCCCTTCTTGCTGACTGGCTTCCCAGGCTTGGAGGCAGCTCACCGCTGGATCTCCATCCCCTTCTTTGTAGTGTATCTTTCTGTTATTCTTGGCAATAGTGGTCTCCTCTTCCTCATCAAGAATGACCACAGCCTCCATGAACCCATGTACTATTTCCTGGCCATGCTGGCAGCCACAGACCTTGGCGTAACTCTTACCACAATGCCCACTGTTCTGGGGGTCTTATGGCTAGATCAGAGGAAGATTGGCCATGGCATATGCTTCTCCCAGGCCTATTTCATCCACACTCTCTCTATCGTGGAATCCGGTGTCTTGCTCGCCATGGCCTATGACCGTTTCGTTGCCATTCGCAACCCACTCAGATATACCACTATCCTCACCAATTCCCAGGTGATGAAGATTGGCATTGGAGTGCTGATGAGAGCTGCTTTCTCTATTATGCCCATAATTGTGAGGCTTCATTGGTTCCCTTACTGCCATTCCCATATCCTCTCCCATGCCTTCTGCCTCCACCAGGATGTCATCAAGTTGGCTTGTGCCAACATCACCTTCAATCGCCTGTATCCTGTAGTAGTTGTGTTTGCCCTGGTTCTAATGGACTTCTTGATTATTGTCTTCTCTTATGTTCTGATACTCAAGACAGTCATGGGCATTGCCTCTGGGGAGGAACGAGCCAAGGCCCTCAATACCTGTGTGTCCCACATCTGCTGCATCCTTGTCTTCTATGTCACTGTGGTTGGCCTGACGTTCATCCATCGGTTTGGAAAGCATGTGCCACATGTGGTCCATATCACAATGAGCTACGTCTACTTCCTTTTCCCTCCGTTAATGAATCCTGTTATCTATAGTGTCAAGACTAAGCAAATACAGACTGGTTTTCTCCGCTTGTTTTCTCATAACAAAGCTGGAGTGTGA